From Toxorhynchites rutilus septentrionalis strain SRP chromosome 2, ASM2978413v1, whole genome shotgun sequence, a single genomic window includes:
- the LOC129771211 gene encoding interaptin, protein MLKMSFSKAKLKRFNDVPVVSSPSPFVEPKEKEPSKKSKKEEKIKMGSKDAESIKTSKSALSLFRTPSLPRRLKFKHISDLTPKKSSSKEVAERIRQLDRDLDAVGTKATSEKSIDNSAASAAAPKLPPIVQLYNKIDVNKEALQRAREENEELKTKVRELLAEKKQAEMDRCNGLAQKDYQIMLLERELTSITKADELLQGIAEGCLEKVKENETEIKELHRSYEQQLSALYDSKLDLEIKYKELERKYNELHDDHIIAEGECFLFNEELMATREILEAHDLELQKRMEEITTMGQNLEQLTKEGNELKEQVNYFKLQTEDDMVKYVEESRVSIREMDALKKENEKLLAILSEKNTIIEGMQEELNENQFQMDEIRDEVRNEFNQELSAIVKKYDQQLATTNEVNEMKVRECESIFVLEKSKLIKEHADKIKILEQDHLKEIERIGEQAEEKIRISEIQNEERIKGLELSVQSSIANAIAHEKMLWQREMDKCQKIAETEIMQCEFEKRDLKALWEASIEVIKEHENKITELERKLNFELGGNSKTKEEYKKELEEATRENTRLQTERYNYQLTLNNTRSTVNILMDRLQKSDGDVEKLKTELDAVLRSKSELETENNNLREETEEYKRVLSALRLSSSQLEKEMREKEEVFEKIITSEESAILTVSQMGKLFNEKMEESISRYLDMYDELKKKYDAREAYIQDMKTLLDEFATGIELARIELDTKDKKISNLENENKDIKLEIMTVRFKCEQFEKYQSEGRLPHPSPETPKHSDDEELVSNLLIENIINQLEDSEKTALNCEQIGLIEEVIGCDHDKDGTRLNDLSEKLRSTEEKLKIVEQFAKETSDKYAELLDNQNNRQKAKNVEANKDHQQLKAKIAKLQETNKKQENTIIGLQQQLSSFDSPQKMNLSGKLYGIGSPKTPKKLIASPYPGKENRSPATVAVYSPRSNVLRQRNN, encoded by the exons ATGTTGAAGATGTCATTCTCGAAGGCAAAACTGAAGAGATTTAACGACGTTCCAG TCGTTTCCTCTCCTTCACCATTTGTCGAACCAAAGGAAAAAGAACCTTCTAAGAAGTCTAAGAAGGAAGAAAAAATTAAGATGGGCAGCAAGGATGCCGAGTCCATCAAAACTAGCAAAAGTGCACTCAGCTTGTTCCGCACG CCGTCCCTTCCACGGCGCCTCAAGTTCAAGCACATATCGGACCTGACTCCAAAGAAATCCTCTTCAAAGGAGGTCGCCGAAAGAATACGTCAGTTGGACCGAGACCTGGACGCCGTGGGCACAAAAGCCACTTCAGAGAAAAGCATAGATAACAGTgctgcttctgctgctgctCCCAAGCTTCCGCCGATAGTTCAGctgtacaataaaattgatgtgAACAAGGAAGCTCTACAGCGAGCACGTGAAGAGAACGAAGAGCTCAAGACCAAAGTGCGGGAGCTATTGGCCGAGAAAAAGCAAGCCGAAATGGATCGGTGTAATGGGCTCGCACAGAAGGACTATCAGATTATGTTGCTTGAGCGAGAACTTACCAGCATTACCAAGGCAGACGAGCTGCTGCAAGGCATCGCCGAGGGATGCTTGGAGAAGGTTAAAGAGAATGAGACCGAAATCAAGGAACTACACAGAAGCTACGAGCAACAGCTGAGTGCACTGTACGATTCGAAGCTTGATCTCGAGATTAAGTACAAGGAGTTAGAGAGGAAGTACAATGAATTGCATGACGATCACATCATAGCCGAGGGAGAATGCTTCCTGTTCAATGAGGAACTGATGGCGACCAGGGAGATTCTAGAGGCGCATGATTTGGAGCTACAGAAACGGATGGAGGAGATTACCACAATGGGACAAAACTTAGAACAACTGACCAAAGAAGGGAACGAGCTGAAGGAGCAAGTGAACTATTTCAAGCTTCAAACAGAGgacgatatggtgaaatatgtGGAAGAAAGTCGTGTCTCTATACGCGAAATGGATGCGCTGAAAAAAGAGAATGAAAAGCTGTTAGCCATACTGAGTGAGAAAAACACCATCATCGAGGGAATGCAGGAAGAACTGAACGAGAATCAGTTCCAGATGGATGAGATTAGAGATGAGGTGAGAAACGAGTTCAATCAAGAACTGAGCGCAATAGTCAAAAAGTATGACCAGCAGCTCGCCACAACGAATGAGGTGAACGAAATGAAGGTTAGAGAATGTGAGTCGATCTTCGTGCTCGAAAAATCCAAGCTGATCAAGGAACATGCGGACAAGATCAAGATACTGGAACAAGATCATCTGAAGGAGATCGAACGAATCGGCGAACAGGCCGAGGAGAAGATCAGAATCTCGGAAATACAAAATGAAGAGCGAATCAAAGGGCTGGAATTGTCGGTCCAGAGCTCGATCGCTAACGCAATCGCCCATGAGAAAATGCTGTGGCAAAGAGAGATGGACAAGTGTCAGAAAATTGCCGAGACTGAAATTATGCAGTGTGAGTTTGAGAAACGTGACCTAAAAGCCCTGTGGGAAGCGTCCATTGAAGTTATCAAGGAACATGAGAATAAAATTACCGAACTCGAAAGGAAACTCAACTTCGAATTGGGGGGAAATAGTAAAACCAAGGAGGAATACAAAAAGGAACTAGAGGAGGCGACCAGAGAAAACACTCGGTTGCAAACCGAGCGATACAACTATCAGCTCACGTTGAACAACACCCGGTCGACGGTAAATATACTCATGGATCGCCTGCAAAAATCCGATGGAGACGTGGAGAAGCTCAAAACTGAACTGGACGCGGTGCTTAGAAGCAAATCGGAGCTGGAAACCGAGAACAACAATCTGCGCGAGGAAACAGAGGAGTACAAACGGGTTTTGTCCGCGTTGCGATTGTCATCCAGCCAACTCGAGAAGGAAATGCGCGAGAAAGAGGAGGTGTTCGAGAAGATCATCACATCCGAGGAAAGCGCCATACTGACGGTATCCCAGATGGGTAAACTGTTCAATGAGAAGATGGAGGAGAGCATTTCGCGCTATCTGGATATGTACGATGAGTTGAAGAAGAAGTACGACGCTCGGGAAGCGTACATCCAAGATATGAAAACATTGCTAGACGAATTCGCCACCGGGATTGAGCTGGCACGAATCGAATTAGACAccaaagataagaaaatttccaatttggaGAATGAAAACAAGGACATAAAGTTGGAAATTATGACAGTTAGATTTAAGTGTGAGCAGTTCGAAAAATACCAAAGCGAAGGACGTTTACCTCACCCGTCGCCTGAAACTCCTAAACACAGCGATGATGAAGAGCTGGTTTCGAACCTTTTGATAGAGAATATCATCAATCAATTGGAGGATAGCGAAAAAACGGCTCTAAACTGTGAACAAATTGGGCTGATTGAAGAGGTTATCGGCTGTGATCACGACAAAGATGGCACTCGATTGAATGATCTTTCCGAAAAG CTCCGTTCAACCgaagaaaaactaaaaattgtgGAACAGTTTGCCAAAGAAACCTCCGATAAATACGCAGAGTTGCTGGACAACCAAAATAACCGGCAGAAAGCGAAAAATGTGGAAGCCAACAAGGATCACCAGCAATTGAAAGCG AAAATTGCCAAGCTGCAAGAAACCAACAAGAAGCAGGAGAACACGATCATTGGCCTCCAGCAGCAATTGTCGAGCTTCGATTCGCCCCAGAAGATGAACCTTTCGGGCAAGCTTTACGGTATCGGTAGCCCCAAGACGCCCAAGAAGCTGATTGCATCACCTTACCCCGGAAAGGAAAACCGTTCTCCGGCTACTGTGGCGGTGTACAGTCCGCGTTCTAACGTGCTTCGCCAGAGGAATAACTAA